From the Cohaesibacter sp. ES.047 genome, the window TGGTAGCCTTGCTGTCCATTCCGATCCTTGGTGAGATCATTGGCTGGAAGCGCTGGATGGCAATTGCCGTGGGCATGTGCGGCGTCCTCATCATCATCAATCCCTTTGATGCGGATTTCTCGAACTATACTTTCCTGCCGGTGTTCTGTGTCTTCACGCTGTCCCTTTACAACATTCTGACCCGCCTGGCTGGACGTACGGATCCGCCGCAAGTGAGTTTCTTCTACACCGGCGTGATCGGCCTCGTGGTCACCAGTTGCATCGGGCCGTTCTTCTGGACCGATATTCCGCTTGCGGATTGGGTATGGCTGATCGCTTTGTGTCTGACAGGGGTGTCAGGTCACTATTGCCTCATTCGGGCGCTGGACCTTTCTGAAGCGGTGACGGTCCAGACCCTGAGCTATCTGCAACTCGTCTATGGATTGGCCTATGGCTATTTCATCTTCAACGAGAATTTGACCATGGTAATGCTGCTGGGATCCATGCTGGTCGTCTTCGCTGGTGTCTTCACGATCTGGCGTGATCACAGATTAAAAAGAGCAGGAAAAGCCTGACGTTCAATGCCTGTTGGGTGGTTGCGCGCTCAAGCAACTGGTTTTTGCGTAAATCAGGCGAGGTTCGGTTGGCCCAACCGCAGGAAAACAAGCTTCGTGTCGCCATAGCTGCGTTCGTCGAGACGCTCGAAGCCATCGGGTATGGCAAGCTCGGCCCGCTCATCCTCTTCCCAGACAATCAGAGCCGCCGGTTTGAGCCAGCCGCCTGCAACAGCACTCTCGAGGGCCCGCTCTCCAAGCCCCTTGTTGTAAGGAGGATCCATGAAGAGAAGAGAGAAGGGCTCCATGGTGCCGATGTCGCCAAGCTTTGTTGCATCCCGGCGAAAGATCTTGGCAACGCCATTCAGGCCGAGGGTTTCCATGTTGGTCCGGATGAGACCGCGCCCCTCGATGCCATCTTCGACGAAAAGCGCCGCTGATGCGCCGCGCGAAAGCGCCTCGCAGCCAAGAGCACCAGTGCCCGCAAACAGATCGAGCACCCGCGCATCCTCAACCACGTGATCATAGGAATGGGCAAGAATATTGAACAGGGTCTCGCGCACCCGATCCGTTGTGGGGCGGATCGATTGGCTTTTGGGACTGGCCAGTTGCTTGCCCTTGAGGCGTCCTCCGACAATGCGCATGATCAGGGGCCTTCTTGATGTTCGTAAAGACAGAGACGTATTGAAACAAGGAAAGACCGGACGGTTTCAACGCCCGGTCAATCGGAATGGCACAAAGCCGTTTGGACTAGTCGCGCCCGGACCGTCCCTTCGGACCACCGGGCCGGAAACCGCCCTGACCCGATCCACGCGGACCTGAGCCGCCAGAACGCGGTCCACCAGAACGCGGTCCACCGGAGCGTGGCCCTTCTGAACGTGATCCCTTGGGGCCAGAGCCGCGCGGCCCATCGGCACGGAATTTACCTGACCCGGCATTGCTCTTGCCGCCGCCGAAGCCCTTCTTGCCGCCAAAGGATTTGGAGCCGTCGGACTTCTTGCGCTCAATGCGGGCATTGGGGTCGAGCATGTCTGCCTTTTGGGGGCGACCGCCGACCTTGCGCGAATTGCGCCCTGAGGTCTTGCGTCCGTCTGCGCCTTCTTCCCGGTAGACGAAGCTCGTGCGACGCGGAGCGGTTGGATCAAACTTCTTGCGTTCGGCATAGGGAATGGCGTTGTAGCTTGGCTTGTCGCCGCGATCAAAGCCGCGGTCATCGCCCTGCCGATCCCGGCCGCCATCGCGATCCCGGCCACCATTTCTGTCCCGACCACCATCGCGGTCTCGGCTGCGGGGGCCATCGCGATCCTTGAAGCCGCCATCCCGATCCCTGTCGGATCCGCGGGCTTTGCGACCCTCGCGATCGGCAATCACGCGTGCGCCTTCCTTGGCCGAAAGATAGCCGCCCTTGGCACCGCCCGATTTCTTGCGCTCGTCTTTCTTGTCCTTCTTGGGATCTTCCTTGGCAATCTCGGTCAGGATCGGCGCGTCAAAATCCGCACCAGAATCCTCCACCAACCGTTCGCCGAGCTGATCTCTCAGCACGCGGCCACGGATTTCCGAAATTTTGCCCTCTTCCAGATCAAGCAGCTGGAACGGACCATAGGAGACACGGATCAGACGGTTCACATCAAGGCCAAGATGGCCCAGAACCTTTTTCACTTCCCGGTTCTTGCCTTCGCGCAGAGCGACCGTGATCCAGACGTTGTCGCCCACTTCGCGCTCAATTTCTGCATCGATGGAGCCATAGAGAACGCCGTCAACAGCAACACCTTCGGCCAGCGTGTCGAGCTGGGCCTGTGTCACCTTGCCATAGGCACGCACGCGATAGCGCCGGAGCCAACCCGTGGAGGGCAACTCCAACACACGGGCGAGACCGCCGTCGTTGGTCAGCAGCAGAAGACCTTCGGTGTTGATATCAAGGCGTCCCACAGTGATCACTCGCGGCAACCCTTCGGGCAGCTTTTCAAACACCGTCTGACGGCCTTCCGGGTCGGACGTGGTGGTCACAAGACCTCTGGGCTTGTTGTAAAGCCACAGGCGTGTGCGCTCGCGAACGGGCAGGGGAGCGCCGTCGACCAGAACCTTGTCTTTGGGATGAATGTTGATCGCGGGGGTGTCGAGCACCTTGCCGTTAACGCTTACCCGGCCGGCATCAATCCAGACCTCCGCATCGCGGCGCGAACACAGACCAGCGCGTGCCATGATCTTGGCAATGCGCTCGCCCTCCTCGAGGGCGCGTGTTGGCGGCGTGTAGGCTGGCCCCTTCGGCTTGTCGGGTTCCGTGGGCTTGACGGATTTGTTGCTGTGCGGGCGGGCCGATGCGGGACGGTCCTTGCGTTTGCCGTCAAACGACTTCGCGCCGGGTTTTTGGCGCTCTCCGGCAAAGCCGCGCTTTCCGTCTGCACCAAACGAGCGTTTGGCGGGCTTGCGTTCATCACGCTCGGTTCGCTCGTTGCTGCTGCGCATTTCGCTCTCTTCTTGCGTTTCGCGCCGGGCATCAAGGCCCGGAGCCCAGCCGCCACCGTCGCGATCGCGCGTCCGGTATGGCTTTTTCTCGCCACGGCCTTTTGTTGAAGAACTTTTGTTGTCCTTGCCACCTTTGTGCATGCTGTCTTTCCTATCAGAAAAGCTTGCAGAATTTTTCTTGTGGGCGCCATCGCGGCGCGCAGTTTCGGATCGGTCTGGCGACGTCGCGTCGGCAGAACCGGGTCCATTTTGACCAGATTTGCGTTCCATGGCGAAAGCCTTTACCACAGATGCGACAGTCAAGGCGAGCGAAAACGGCAAGTGGCCCATGCAGAGCAGTCACACAAGGTTAGCATCGGAAAAAAGCGGCAGCATCACAGGTGTTGAGAGCTTCATGCAACGCGCACTCGCCGAGGCGCGCGCTGCCCAGACGCGGGGCGAAGTGCCCATCGGTGCTGTGCTGGTCAGGGACGGCACAATCCTTGCTGCTGATGGCAACCGAACGATTGAGCACAATGATCCCACCGCCCATGCCGAAATTCTTGTCATTCGGCAGGCCTGCAAGGCGCAGGGGAGCCAGCGCCTGCCCGAGTGCGATCTCTACGTGACGCTTGAACCGTGTCCCATGTGCGCGGCGGCCATTTCCTTTGCCCGCATCCGCAGACTCTATTTTGGCGCCGCTGACATCAAGGGCGGTGCCGTCGACAATGGCCCCTGCCTCTATCATCAGCCGATCTGTCACCATGCGCCGGATGTCTATTCAGGATTTTCCGAAACCGAAGCCGCTGAATTGCTCAAGGATTTCTTTGCCGCGCGGCGGGACTGAAGGCCGCCCCGCCAAGAGGCTGAACCGCTCTCAGTCCTTGCTCTCAAAAGCTTTTCAACCAGCTTGACGATCTTGTCGGCAAAGAACAGCCGGTTCTTGGTTGAACTGACACCACTTTTTTTGACGTGCAGCTCAGGCTGCAGGCGATTGCGACGGCTCCCCGCTCTGTGGCATTCTCCGGCATTGCCCTGATTCTGGATCGGGCGATTCTCAAATCCAAGAAAGCAGCTTGTTCCCATGGCGGAAACCACTTCGAGAATTCTTCAGCTGGACGAGGCGACGATCAACAAGATTGCCGCTGGTGAGGTGGTTGAGCGGCCCGCGAGCGTGGTCAAGGAACTGGTGGAAAATGCCATTGATGCCGGTGCCGACCGCATCGAGATCGTCACGGCGGGTGGCGGTAAGAATCTCATCCGCGTGCTCGACAATGGTGACGGCATGACCCAGCCGGATCTGGGACTTGCGGTGCAGCGACATTGCACCTCCAAGCTTGATCCCGATGACCTCATGGATATCCGGCATCTGGGGTTTCGCGGCGAAGCGCTGCCTTCCATTGGCTCCATCGCGCGATTGACGATCACGTCACGCCACGCCAGCGAACCCCATGCCTGGGAAATCGCAGTGGAAGGCGGCAAGGAAAGCAAACCCAAGCCCGCGGCGCTGAATGTCGGGACGCGCATCGAGGTACGCGACTTGTTTTTCTCAACGCCCGCACGGCTGAAGTTCCTGAAGACCGACAGGGCGGAAAACGCTGCCATCTCCGAAGTGATCAAGCGCGTCGCCATGGCCAATCCCGGCATTCGCTTCACCGTTACCGGTGAGGATCGCTCGCGACTTGATTATGCATCAGTCAAGGGACCGGACGCTCATCTCGTGCGCATGGGGCAGGTGATGGGTAAGGCCTTTCGCGACAACGCAGTTGAGCTTGATGCCCTGCGCGATACGGTGCGTCTCACCGGCTATGCCGGTTTGCCGACCCTCAACCGTGCCAATTCCCTGCAGCAATTCGTTTTCGTCAATGGCCGTCCCATCCGCGACAAGATGATGCTTGGCGCCATTCGCGGTGCCTATTCGGACTTTCTGGCAGGGGGGCGGCATCCTTGCGTCGTTCTCTTTATCGATCTTGATCCGCACGAAGTGGATGTCAATGTCCACCCAACCAAGGCCGATGTCCGGTTCCGGGATTCAGGGCACATTCGCGGCCTTGTCGTCGGGGCCATTCGTCAGGCCTTGATGGAGGCGGGGCACCGCGCCACCTCGACCGGCGGCACGGCAACCCTTGCAGCCTTGCGCCCGGATGGCATGCGCCATACGCAGGCAACGTCCGGCGCTGCCCAACCGCAACGTCCGTTCGCACAGCCAAACCGCCCGCTTGATTGGGACTGGCGCCAAAGCCCCTATGCCCCGGCGAGCGATCCGGTCGAGGCTACGGCAACGGCCGGACACGATTTGCCGACACACAATGAGCCCTTTAGTGAACGATCGGGTCATGAGATATCGGGGCTCTCCGAGGGCCTTGCCCCGGGCCACTGGATGGAGCCTCACGAGGCATCCCTTGATCCGAACGCACCAATCGGGCAGGGGGGGGAATCGCAAGGCCGAATGGCCGATGTCAGCCGTCCGTCGGCGGACGCCCGCGCGACGATGGCAGAGCCGGACAGCGAAACCTTGAGGCGTCCCCTTGGTGCCGCGCGTGCCCAGATTCACGAGAATTACATCATCACCCAGACCGAAGACGGGCTTGTGATCGTCGACCAGCATGCAGCCCACGAACGGTTGGTCTATGAGCGCTTGAAGGCTTCGCTTGAGAAAAAGGGCATTGCCCGTCAGGGTCTTCTCATTCCCCACGTGGTGGAACTAGAAGAAGATGACGTGGCACGCCTTGAAGCCGCACAGGAAGATCTGGAAGCCCTCGGCTTGACGCTCGATGCCTTCGGTCCGGGTGCCGTGGCCGTGCGCGAAACCCCGGCCATTCTTGGCAAACCGGATATTGACCGCCTCGTGCGGGATGTTGCTGACGACCTTGCCGAATGGGACAAGGCCAGTCGGGTGGAGGAAAAAATCCTCCATGTCGCCGCCACCATGGCCTGTCACGGATCAATCCGTTCGGGGCGACGCCTGCGGCCTGAAGAAATGGATGCACTGCTTCGCGAAATGGAAGTCACACCGCATTCGGGTCAGTGCAACCATGGCCGCCCCACCTATGTGGAGCTGAAGCTCAGTGACATCGAAAGGCTCTTTGGTCGGAGCTGAGCGCCCGTTTTCCCTGCCCTAACACCACCAGCCAGTCCGCAAATCGTGTCCGTCATCTCCCTCGTCATCTCCCCCGTCATCTCTCTGTCACACGGATCGGGTGTAAGGACGCCAAACGATCCGGTCATTGGGATCTTCCTGAGAATCACACAGTGCTATGTTATTCAGTGCATGTGTTATAAGGATGGTCCGCCCCTGATGAGATGCAGATGCCTGATGAGATTCAGATGCCCGATGAGATTCAGATGGATGACAAGAGTTTGATGGATATGGTCGAGCAAGACGAGCCAACTGGCCCAACCGCCACCAAACACATACGCCATACCTTCAATGCGGCGCGCTATTCCTTCGCCGGTGCCAAGCGCCTGTTTCAGGAAACGGCTGCGCAGGCCGAGGCGATCTTCTATGGCGCCCTGATGCTGCTTTATATGTTGATCGGTGCCCGCTTCGAGCATTACGCGATTCTCACCTTCATTTTTCTTGTCACAATCGCGGTCGAGGCGCTCAACACCGCCATTGAGGTGCTGGTTGATCATCTCACCAACGAGTTCGCCGAATTTGCACGGCAAGCCAAGGATCTGGGGTCCTTCGCGGTTTTCTGCACCTTGACGATGATGAGCCTGTTCAGCCTCTATGTGCTCTATGATCTGTTTTTCCCGCCAATCTGACATGGTGTGACCACGTAGGATCTCTTTGCCATCGCTCAATCATATAGGTGGCAAGATGTCTCAGGCTCTTGTCTTTGTCGCAATCACAAGGCAAGAAGCGTTGGAGAAGAGCACAAAGTCTGAAAAGGACCGATCATGAGCAATCCGAACCCGAAGCGCATATCCATCCGCAACCATCTCTCGCGGTTGGTGCGCCTGAGAAAACTCATTGTCGGATTGGCGCTTTTGGCGCTGTCGCTCTACGTGCTCTTCGGGCCACGCATCGAGGGGGGCAACGTCTACCTGACCCTGTTGATGCTAGCTGCTGCCTTTATTGCTTTCGGGCTGGGGTGGGTGTGGTTCTCGCACGGGCTGATGGGATGGTCACGCCAGTTCGATTTCGATTTCGAGAAGAATGAGGCGCGTCAGATCTCGGCTTCGATCCTTGGCCGGTCGCGGCCCTACGTTGTGCCCTTTTCCGAAATCGTCGATTTCGTCATCAAGGAAGGGCCCGTCAGAGGTGAGGGAGGTCTGACTGCAGAAGCGCTGATTGAAATGAAGGATCCCAGCGGTCGCCCCTTCATGCGCGCCGGCATGTTCGACAGCCGTCAGGAGGCCGAAGAAATGGTCACGCGCATCAAGGACGCCGTGGCTATGGCGCGGCAACAGGCGGATGCCGAAGGCCGATAGGCGCCCTCAGTTCCCCGAATCAAATCCGACGAGGATTTCCACATTCCGCTCCTGCGGGCTGGGGATGCCGATGGCTTCGTCGACCTTGGCGAACAAACCTGAACGATCCGGCGGGTTCAGCTGGACAGTGACCTTGTGCAACTGGCTATAGAGCAGAGTGTCTTCCTGCTTCACCACAATACGCAGCGGCAGGACGGCCTTGCTGTTATCTGAGGATTTTGGTCCGCCAAGAACGCGGCCGGCAACCCCCACCTTGAGGAACATCTCCGCCCCCAGTGAGGTACACTCCCGAGCGGTCTGTGTGATGGAGGCCTGATAGATCAGCTCGTGCGCATTGCCTGCGTTGCCGCGCGTGTAGCTTTGATAGGCATTGGTATCCCCAAGAATGGCAATCGTTGGACAATAGCCATTGAGTTTGTTCGCATTGGACAGCACCAACTGCGTGGTTTCGTCAACCACCTTACCCGAATTGGACACATCGCTCGCCGTGGTCTGCACGCCGTCTGTGACACATCCCGCCAGGGACAGACCAACAACAGACAGGGCAACCAGATCACGAAGACGGGAGAGAGACACTGGCATATTCAACTCTTTCTTGACGCACTGACTTGAGCCGCACCATCGCGGCAGACCTGATGAGCTGTGAGAGCTCAACCTTTTGCCTGCAACTGAGGCCCCAATTGGGCGGAACATATAACACAATTGAATCAAATGGCGAATACTAACAGAATTGCCAAGGCTTTTTCTCGGGATCTGGAGGCGTTTTCCCGGTCCTAACATCTTGACATTGTCCCGGACAATCGCCTTGTTAGCAGCAAATAGGAGCGATCCGATCGGGTCCCGTTCCCAAAAAGCGACCGACATGCGCAGCAAGGCTTGCACCAAGGACAGGACAGTATGAGCGAACAACGCCCCCCACTCGACATCTATCTGTGTGCCCCGCGCGGCTTTTGCGCGGGCGTTGACCGTGCGATCCAGATCGTAGAGCTGGCGCTGGCCACCTATGGCGCGCCTGTCTATGTTCGCCACGAGATTGTGCACAACAAGTTCGTGGTCGAGAGCCTCAAGGCCAAGGGCGCGGTTTTCGTCGAGGAACTGGATGAAATCCCCCAGACCAAGCAGCCGGTGATCTTCTCGGCCCACGGCGTGCCCAAATCGGTGCCCGAGACCGCAAGTGCGATGAATTTCTTCTATCTCGATGCGACCTGCCCACTGGTGTCAAAGGTTCACAAGGAAGCGATCCTGCACGACAGGCGCGGCCACGAGATCGTGCTCATCGGTCATGCCGGTCACCCCGAGGTCATCGGCACCATGGGGCAGCTTGGCGACAATGTGGTCAAGCTCATTGAAACCGTGGAAGATGTCGAGGCCTTGGAGCCCAGAGATCCGGAGAATCTTGCCTGGATCACCCAGACAACCCTGTCGGTCGATGACACGGCTGATATTGTTGCGGCTCTCAAACGTCGCTTTCCCTCCATCAAGGGGCCGAACAAGGACGATATCTGCTACGCCACGACCAACCGTCAGGAAGCCGTCAAGCAGACGGCCCCTCGTTCTGATGTGATGATCGTGGTGGGGGCACCGAACAGCTCCAATTCGCGCCGTCTGCGCGAGGTCGGCGAACGCGCCGGATGCCGCCATTCGCTGTTGTTGCAACGGGCATCGGACATCGATTGGGAGAGCCTTGGCGACATTTCCTCCGTGACCATCACGGCAGGCGCATCGGCGCCCGAAATACTGGTCAATGAAGTGATCGACGCCTTCTCGGAACGCTATGATGCAAAAGTTGAGACGGTTGTCACCGCCAATGAGGATGTGATCTTCAACATCCCCCGCGAGTTGCGCGAGGCTGCCATTGCTGCAGGTGTTCTCGAGGCGGGCCCCAAGGCCGAGGCGGTGGGGTGACCCGGATACCGCCGGTTCACTCTGCCCGGCGCTGAGCTTTTAGAAAAAACGCAAGAAGAAGAACGAAAGGGGCCCGATATGGCGGTCTATACCGAGGTCAGCGACGAAGAACTTGACGCCTTCGTGAACAGTTACGATGTGGGCTCGCTCACATCTTACAAGGGCATCGCCGAAGGGGTGGAGAATTCCAACTTCCTCGTCCAGACCACGACCGGTCCCTACATCCTCACGCTCTATGAAAAACGGGTCAATCCAAACGACCTGCCTTTCTTCCTTGGCCTCAAGGAGCATCTTTCCGAGCGCGGCCTCAACTGTCCGACCCCGTTACGCAACAAGGAAGGCAAGGCGCTGGGTCATCTCGCTGGCCGTCCTGCCGCCATGGTCACCTTTCTGGAAGGCATGTGGGTCCGGCGGCCCACTGTTCAGCATTGCGAACAGCTTGGTGTCGCGATGGCAAGGATGCATCAGGCGGGCGAGGATTTCGAATTGAGACGCGAGAACGCGCTCTCGGTGCCCGGCTGGCGGCCTCTTTATGCGATGTGTTCCGATCGAGCCGACACGGTGGAGCCGGGACTGAAGGCCGAAATCGCCGCCGAGCTTGATTTCTTTGAAAACAACTGGCCCAAGAACCTGCCAGAAGGCATTATTCACGCCGATCTTTTCCCGGACAATGTCTTCTTCCTGCGCAATGAGCTTTCCGGCCTTATCGATTTCTATTTTGCCTGCAACGATCTGCTCGCCTACGACATCGCGATCTGCATCAACGCCTGGTGTTTCGAGCCTGATGACATGTTCAACGTGACCAAGACCCGCGCCTTGCTCAAGGGCTACCAGTCGGTGCGCAAACTCACGCAGGCTGAATATGACGCCCTGCCGCTGTTGGCCCGGGGGGCGGCCTTGCGCTTCCTGCTCACCCGGCTCTACGATTGGCTGAATGTGCCGGAAGGCGCGCAAGTCACACCGAAGGATCCGGTGGAGTATCTGAAGAAACTGCGCTTCCACCGCTCGATCCGGTCAGCAGCGGATTATGGTATTGAGGGTTGAGACAGCATGAGCAGATGCGGCACAGGCCACGGCACCAAGGCGAAGGATGATCCATTCCTTTTCCGCAATCACTATCCCCTGCCAGTGAGGGTGATGGTGGGCCTTTTTGGCTGTGTGCTCTGGCTTTTGCCGTGGTATCTGCTGGTTGCGCCGAACTGGAACCATTTCAGCTGGCTGCTCATCCCATATGGCTTTCTGGGCCTTGTCGGTGCGGCTGCGGGAACCTCTTTCCTGCTTTCTGCCATTCTGGGAGAAGCACGGGAAACGCGGCTGGATCTCTCCTGCCAGCAGCTTGTACAGACGTCCCGTGACTGGCTATTTCGCCAACGCGTAACACGCACCCCCTTCTCGGACATCGCCATCCTTGAGCTCTATCGCCCCTCCTGGGCGACCGAGGAGACGGTACTGTCGCTGCACCCTGTGCTGGAGAATGGCGACAGTCTGCCTGCTTTCGGGGCCTTTCCCAGCCCTGAGGAAGCCGAAAAGATCAAGGCCCTGATGGGACATCGCCCTGAAGGAATAGAAGGGCTCGGCATTACGTGGACCAAGATGGAACTGGCTGCCCTCAAGAAATCTCTTCGAGCCCAGACGGAAAAGTCGAGCGGTGGCGGGTGCAGTGACACACCGCAGATTCCCACGTTACATTAGCTGCCGTTTCGCTAGTCTTAACCTGTCGGCAGGGCGTCAAAGCGGATGACGTCTTCCAGCTTCTCATCCCAGTTGGCGCGAGAGCCTGTAAATATGTGCGCGGTCGGTTCGAGCTCCACGGGCGTATCGAGGCACCCGGCGGGCACCATGATGCCGCTATTGTCCTGTTGGACACTGGGCAACGCCGCGCCGCAACACTTGCAGAAACTGCGGCTGTGTCGCGTGTCCGGCAGATTGTAGCGGGCAATCAGGTCCTCGCCAGCTAGCCAAGTCAGATGGGCTGAGTTGCTGAACAGGTTGGATGCGTGGGCTGAGCCGGTACCCTTGCGACAATGGGAGCAATGGCACAGGAAGAAGTGCTCGAACGGGCCTTGGATGCGGAAAGAGACCCCGCCGCAAAGACAGCTCCCCTGATGCATGTCTGTCATGATGAAAAGCCTTTGAAAAAGAAAAGGCCTCAGATGAGGCCCTTACCCGTCACGCGAAGAATGGATCACTTCAGCTCTTCGAAGCCAGCCTTGAAGCCGCTGAGGGCGATCGGAATGCCGATGCCTTCCTCCGGTGTCTGAAAGACGATGAAAGTGGCCGTGCTGCCTTTGCTCATCAGCTCAACCAGCTTGTCGTCCATGATCACTTCGGCGATGCAACCTTGAGGCAGACAGCGCACGAACCCTGCACGCCCCACATCGGTATCATCAACCTTGAGGCCAAGCCCGTGCGGCAGCAACACACCAAGCGGCGTGAGGACGCGCAGAATACGGGCTGACTTGTCCGCAGTGCGCAGCACGATCACGGTGAGGCCCACATTGTCGCGATCCGCAGCGGTTACATACTGCATGAGGGCGCATTGTTCAGAAGGGGCACCTGGCGGTGTGTCACACCGGATTTCCCACTCGCCATGCACGGAGCGAACCGCGCCTTGTGCAAGGGCGCTGCCGGAACCAAGGCCCAGCATTAGCCCAATCGTGCTCAAAAGGAATGCCACTGCCAACAGGGCCGACGTGGCTACACTGCGGGGAAGGCGGTCTTGCGCGCGCTCTTCTTTCATCGGGATCGTCACCATGAATGTCTGCTCGAAAAAAGGCCCTGAGACCTCGGGTCCCGTCCTATTTGCCTGATTCGTCGTTCAAATGTCGCATATTTGAATGCTCTGTGAGCACTAACCTGCAATTGTGGCAATAAAACATTGGGGATAATGCAACTTTTTCCACCCAATATGGAAAATTACAGATAGGAAAAGTTAGGTTCTCTCGCGTCTTTTCTGTAAATAGAGACATATTGTCGCACTAATTTCCCAATTTCAAAGGTTGCGACAGACGGACGCATATGCGTCAATGGGGGGTGTTTGATCTGGATCAAATACCCTCGCGCGAAGGCGCAAGTGAGACAAGAGGCCTGCATCGGAGGAAGCGTTAGCTTGATGCAGGAAAGTGTCGAAAGTTCGGCATGGTTCGGACCGGAGTGTGATCGCGGCCTTTAGGGGGCGCAAGCGACTCTCCGGTCCCGACCATGTTTGGCAGTGGGCTTAGGTGTTGCACCGGTTCACGCCACGAAAGACAGCAAAGCAAGCATCAGTGGTGCCCTCGGGTTTTGAGGGCGCGCAGAGCACGCTCGAAAGGGAGGATCAAGAAGGTGTTGATCAGCAAGTCTCTTAACAGGGCCATCGGAACGATGGTGGATACCGGCAGGAGGGCAATGCTTGCGCTCCTCGCGGCGATGGCGGTTTCGTTCTCATCCGTTGGTGCCGCCCTCGCACTACCGTCCGAATGGGGTATCGGCTTTCAGGAGTCGGTGACCACGGTCATGGATGACATCCACTGGTTCGGCAATTTCACCTTCTGGATTATCGGTGTCATCGTTCTGTTCGTTGCGGCCCTTCTGGTGATCGTGATGGTCCGGTTCAATGAGAAGGCCAATCCGAACCCTTCCAAGACCGCGCACAACACGATGATCGAGATCGCCTGGACCGTTGTTCCGATCCTCATCCTCCTAGTTTTGGCGGTGCCTTCGTTCCGCTTGCTCTACAAGCAGTTGGAAATTCCCGAAGCGGATCTCACCGTCAAGGTGACCGGCTATCAGTGGTACTGGGGATATGAATATCCCGACACGCCTGATGTCCTGTTCGATTCTATCATGCTGACCGACGAGGAACGCGCAGAAAAAGGCACCAACGAGCCACGTCTGCTCGCCGTTGACAACGAAATGGTGGTGCCTGTCAACACGACCGTTCGGCTTCAGATCACATCCGCCGATGTCATTCACTCCTACGCCATGCCGGTGTTTGGTGTGAAAATGGACGCCGTGCCGGGACGCCTCAACGAGAGCTGGTTCCGAGCCGATCGAGAGGGCATCTACTACGGCCAGTGCTCAGAGCTTTGCGGCAAGGACCATGCCTTCATGCCGCTCGTTGTGCGCGTTGTAACGCAAGAGCAGTATGACACCTGGCTCGCCGCTGCCGCCGACGATGTGGAGGCTGCCAACAAGGCGCTTCTTGCATCGCTTGAACCCGAAACAAATCTGAAGCTGGCCGCCCAATAGGCCGCGCGAGAGGGACCAGAGATATGTCTTCATCCGCTACCCCAAACGCGCATGGTGATGCGCATCACACCCCGACGGGCTGGAAGCGCTGGGTCTATTCGACCAACCACAAGGACATCGGCACGATGTATCTGATCTTCGCGATTGTCGCTGGGATCATCGGTGGTGCCCTGTCTGGCGGGATTCGCCTGGAACTTCAGGAACCCGGCCTTCAGTATTTCACCAACACGCATATGTTCAACGTGTTCACCACCGGCCACGGCCTGATCATGATCTTCTTCATGGTTATGCCCGCGCTCATCGGTGG encodes:
- a CDS encoding invasion associated locus B family protein — encoded protein: MVTIPMKEERAQDRLPRSVATSALLAVAFLLSTIGLMLGLGSGSALAQGAVRSVHGEWEIRCDTPPGAPSEQCALMQYVTAADRDNVGLTVIVLRTADKSARILRVLTPLGVLLPHGLGLKVDDTDVGRAGFVRCLPQGCIAEVIMDDKLVELMSKGSTATFIVFQTPEEGIGIPIALSGFKAGFEELK
- a CDS encoding GFA family protein codes for the protein MTDMHQGSCLCGGVSFRIQGPFEHFFLCHCSHCRKGTGSAHASNLFSNSAHLTWLAGEDLIARYNLPDTRHSRSFCKCCGAALPSVQQDNSGIMVPAGCLDTPVELEPTAHIFTGSRANWDEKLEDVIRFDALPTG
- a CDS encoding homoserine kinase, which codes for MAVYTEVSDEELDAFVNSYDVGSLTSYKGIAEGVENSNFLVQTTTGPYILTLYEKRVNPNDLPFFLGLKEHLSERGLNCPTPLRNKEGKALGHLAGRPAAMVTFLEGMWVRRPTVQHCEQLGVAMARMHQAGEDFELRRENALSVPGWRPLYAMCSDRADTVEPGLKAEIAAELDFFENNWPKNLPEGIIHADLFPDNVFFLRNELSGLIDFYFACNDLLAYDIAICINAWCFEPDDMFNVTKTRALLKGYQSVRKLTQAEYDALPLLARGAALRFLLTRLYDWLNVPEGAQVTPKDPVEYLKKLRFHRSIRSAADYGIEG
- the coxB gene encoding cytochrome c oxidase subunit II, with product MVDTGRRAMLALLAAMAVSFSSVGAALALPSEWGIGFQESVTTVMDDIHWFGNFTFWIIGVIVLFVAALLVIVMVRFNEKANPNPSKTAHNTMIEIAWTVVPILILLVLAVPSFRLLYKQLEIPEADLTVKVTGYQWYWGYEYPDTPDVLFDSIMLTDEERAEKGTNEPRLLAVDNEMVVPVNTTVRLQITSADVIHSYAMPVFGVKMDAVPGRLNESWFRADREGIYYGQCSELCGKDHAFMPLVVRVVTQEQYDTWLAAAADDVEAANKALLASLEPETNLKLAAQ
- the ispH gene encoding 4-hydroxy-3-methylbut-2-enyl diphosphate reductase, giving the protein MSEQRPPLDIYLCAPRGFCAGVDRAIQIVELALATYGAPVYVRHEIVHNKFVVESLKAKGAVFVEELDEIPQTKQPVIFSAHGVPKSVPETASAMNFFYLDATCPLVSKVHKEAILHDRRGHEIVLIGHAGHPEVIGTMGQLGDNVVKLIETVEDVEALEPRDPENLAWITQTTLSVDDTADIVAALKRRFPSIKGPNKDDICYATTNRQEAVKQTAPRSDVMIVVGAPNSSNSRRLREVGERAGCRHSLLLQRASDIDWESLGDISSVTITAGASAPEILVNEVIDAFSERYDAKVETVVTANEDVIFNIPRELREAAIAAGVLEAGPKAEAVG
- a CDS encoding diacylglycerol kinase, which produces MPDEIQMPDEIQMDDKSLMDMVEQDEPTGPTATKHIRHTFNAARYSFAGAKRLFQETAAQAEAIFYGALMLLYMLIGARFEHYAILTFIFLVTIAVEALNTAIEVLVDHLTNEFAEFARQAKDLGSFAVFCTLTMMSLFSLYVLYDLFFPPI